One segment of Chionomys nivalis chromosome 3, mChiNiv1.1, whole genome shotgun sequence DNA contains the following:
- the LOC130871707 gene encoding keratin-associated protein 20-2-like, with product MCYYGGYYGGLGYGYGGLGYGYGYGCGYGGYGGYGGCGRYGGYGYGCYRPLCYRRYWSYGFY from the coding sequence ATGTGTTACTATGGCGGATACTACGGAGGCCTGGGCTATGGCTATGGTGGCCTAGGCTATGGCTATGGCTATGGCTGTGGCTATGGTGGCTATGGTGGCTATGGTGGATGTGGTAGATATGGTGGCTATGGTTATGGCTGCTACCGCCCGCTGTGCTATAGAAGATACTGGTCTTACGGCTTCTACTGA
- the LOC130871709 gene encoding keratin-associated protein 20-2-like, with translation MCYYGGYYGGLGYGYGGLGYGYGGYGGYGGYGGYGYGCCRPLCYRRYWSCGFY, from the coding sequence ATGTGTTACTATGGCGGATACTATGGAGGCCTGGGCTATGGCTATGGTGGCCTAGGCTATGGCTATGGTGGCTATGGTGGTTATGGTGGCTATGGTGGCTATGGTTATGGCTGCTGTCGCCCACTGTGCTATAGAAGGTACTGGTCCTGTGGCTTCTACTGA
- the LOC130871711 gene encoding keratin-associated protein 20-2-like, whose product MCYYGSYYGGLGYGYGGLGYGYGCGYGGYGGYGYGCYRPLCYRRYWSCGFY is encoded by the coding sequence ATGTGTTACTATGGCAGCTACTATGGAGGACTGGGCTACGGCTATGGTGGCCTAGGCTATGGCTATGGCTGTGGCTATGGTGGCTATGGTGGCTATGGTTATGGTTGTTACCGCCCACTGTGCTATAGAAGGTACTGGTCCTGCGGCTTCTACTGA